The sequence GACATCCGGGAGCATGAAAAACGAAACATCGGGGGATTGATCCTCtgagattgaaaaagaaaaaaggtcCAAAATTATCCATTTGCCATTAAGTCTTAAAAACAATTCATCCCGATCATTATCATCGGATAACATCAATATGCAAAATATTGCATCCCATCACAAGCAGCCCTGACCCGacccaccaccatcaagtGTCATATGCATcgaaaagaaatggaataACATCGCGATGGTCTCCCAGTGGGGCACAGCATCAATCATGTAGCAGGGTACACCCCCTTGAGTCCCTTATTATCACATCATAGAAAAACACCATCGAGATCATTTCCTGATCCATGGTATCACACCATCACCGATATTGCATCGATCACCAAGTTGTAGAAGAGGTATCAAGGCAGGCAGGAAAGACAGTGGTTGAAATCAAAACGagcaagggagaaaaaagaagaaaagaaaagaacaagaatAGAGAGCACCTCTCCCAAAGGAGGAATTATGGGATCTGTGCTTGCGGGTgtggtcatcatcatgatcatcatcgtcagcGGATCCTACTCAGGGAAATCGGAATCCGAGTTGCGGTCGGTGCTCGCGCTTCACAGCCCATGCCTTCAGCGCGATGAAGCTGATCTCGAGTGCCATGATAAAAGCGGTGAAACCCATGCCCACGGTAAAGGTGAACATGGCGTCCACCTCGTAGTACTCCATAGCCTCGATGACATTGCGCGTGCTCAGCATGAAGATCAAACCGCCCGACATCAGGCAGAAGGAGGCGACAATCTCGGTGGGTGGTCGAGCCGGCAGATACGAGGTAGGCGGGCGCAAGAACAGCAGGACATAGGTCATGCCacgagcgagagagaagccCATCAACATGTTACCCCACTGCTTGTGGACCATGGTCGATGTCATGCTGGTCTGGTGGTGCGAGCCCATCATCATTCCTAGCAGCAGGATGATCAGTGCAGGCATTGGGTTCAAAGAGACTCCTTGCGACTTGGGAGTCTGCCAGTTCTCATCGCGAGTGATGTGCGCGGGAGTGCGGAGAATAGTATTGTTCAGAGCTTCGCGGATCCGTGTGGACTCGAAGAGCATACCGACCTAGTGGAAGggcagaagagaaaaatatTAGTTCCAAGTCTCTCGTTTGCCCACATTTAAGCGATCTGGAGCCTTTCTCTTACCAGGCCACCGCCGAAAAACATAATCGAGATGGAGACGTGCTCCAAGTCAGTCGCGGACCAAACACCGTCGTTGCTTGCCAAGTGTTCGAGGAAGACGTTGGTGATCCCGTACAGGAAGATCACAAAGCACTCGGTAAATTCGCCCGTGGGCACCTTGGCCTTCCAACCCACCACGGACGCTGGGGGCTTCTTGTTCCACGCCCATCCCAAGTCGGCCCAGCAGCCAACATAGCGGCCCAGAGTAAGGACTCCATACCAGAAGAAGATCCCTCCCTTGATGAAGTGAGCCAGCCCGTTGAACACTTCACGATCACGCATAATTCCACCGTACGTCACCGCACCGGTGGCGATAGCGACAAAGCCGAAGGGTAGAATGATGCGGTCAACCACATTGTACACTCCATTGAAGGCGCGCAGAACGCGGCTGGAGACCAGCCCCGGAACGCGCTTGGACAAGAAGCGGTCCATGACAGTGTTGTGTAACCATCCATGCGCTGGGGTGGGTTGGACAGgcagctcctcctcgggctttTCAAATCCATCGTCGCATTCCAATGGCGATCCAaacgaggaagagctcgagTTGTGAGTGGGAGAACCCGGCTCAGTACCCTGGCCGCTGTCTCTTGACCAGCGGTACCCGTGTGTCGCATGCGCCGGGAAGGTGTGTTCGTGCTCTTCCGTTGCAACGGGCAAGAAAGTCGCCTGCTCGTAGGACACTTTTTCTGAGGACGATTCGCCGCGTCCAGCATAAGCGAAGATGAGAGCCAGGACCACCTGAGCACCGAAGACCCAGGTTACAATCCAGCCAATCTTGTGGTGCGCATTGTTCTCGTAGAGGTCCGGAGTCTGGCTGTTGTAGATGATTCCAGCGAGTACGCCAACCCCATTAAccacgagaaagaaaaattgcGATGGCAAAGCCAGTCTGGATCGTGCCACACTGAGCATCACAGCTATCGCGAAGCTCGTCAACACACGCGTTCTTTATTTCAAGATCGACGACGCGAAGATCATTTTGCTGTCTTGCTTACCTGCTGGAAGAACAATGCACCACGCCAACATCATCAGCGCGATGTGCGCCATGATTGCGGTGGTGTGTTTACTGTACGCAAAGTAACTCATGggaccatcatcaccatgaGGCGTCGTTGGCGCCGACGACGTTATCGCCGCGGCGCCAGCACCCATGCTcatgtccatgtccatgtccatgtgctcatcatctccatgcgGTACCGCTGTCGCCAGACACGCGAGGACTGTGACTGCGACAGCAGCGCGACAAGCTATAGATCGCATTGCGCCGGTGGAAAAGAAGGTAGTTTTTTTTGCCCCAGCTCGCAAGTCCCGAACTATAAACTATCTCAGAAGAGACGACGACCTGCCACCGTCTACAACAGAAATAGATTCAAAAGATGGCAGCGACAAGGATGAGTAAGAGTCGTCAACGGAACCCCGggggctttttctttttcccttttttttccttcgtTTTTCTCTGTTTTCGAATCGTGACGTAAAGTCGCCTTCACACCCGGAGAGAAATGATGGTCAATTTTCGTGATTTTTTCCTTTGTGATTGCTTGATGCGTTTTCAATCGGAGGTGTGGACCGAGGATCTGGAGTTGCGCGCGACAGGACCCAACACTTGTTCCGCACGTCGAGATGCTGgcaggggggaggggaccGGAGAAATCAGCGAGGTGGTAGGGCTGAATATGGAGAGAGTATAGATCGAGAACGGGGTTTAGATTACTTTGCGCTAGGAAGGGGGAAGAACCAGGTTTATGAGAAAGTCGCACACTTGTACTCTCAGGACTGCAACCTCAAAGAAATAATTAATAATAATGACTCGAAGGGCGCCCACTGCCTGCTATCGGGAACCTCTTCGAGTGATGACAATGAATTGCAGCGCGCGAATGACCCAAAGTAGACAACCTTCTgccatttttctttttcttttctggcaTTTCTAGTATTTTCCAATTTCTTTGCTTTGGTAGGTATGACTCGGCGAATGACCTTTGGCGCCGCGACCTCTCGGAGATGGCGGATATAAAAGTCTCCGTTGCCGAGAGTGCGTGGCAGTACTTACCTGCTCCGGCGAGCTCCCGTCGCCGATTCAGAGACTGCGATGAAAGTGGGTACGGACggcaagaggaagaggaagatgaagaggtgTACGGAGTTTGTGTCGCGACTTCCGCCTGTCTCTTGGCTTTCATTTGGACCCGACTGTGCTGTACATGTTGACTTCAACCGTACCTAGTTGACGAGCGAGCTCCTTCGCCTCCTCGTGTGTTTATTGGAGATTAGGCTTTCGCGCAGGCCACTAGCAACGCCAGTTCTTCACATGCTCGCGGGTAGTTCATCGATACTCAATGTAGAGGGTTTGTCTGACGAAGAGAGCTGCAAGTACAGTAGTAGCTTGTGCGAACATACTAACCTTCCCAGGTCGGGCCAAGATTTTATCCCATCCATCATAGAATTGTGCAGCTCCCCCACTCCTGCACAAAAAAGCGGCCGGTGGTCATTAGTACTGGAACGCACCGGCATGGGATCTGCAATTCTGAGCTTTGGACACAACTCATCTGCGAGACTGTGTGACCGTCCACGTTGACTGAATCAAGTCTTGGCAAACCCAGTGTCGAGAACTTGCCGCAAGTCTACACTTCTTCcatcattttgtttttcttaCTAATCTGAATTGAGTCGGGAAAAAGGGCCATCTCGCACAAGACTAACAAGAAAGCAAATCCTCTGAGCAACTCGACTCTCGGCTTCGGAGGGGCCGGGATCTGGACAGGTTCCATCGAAGATAGCCCCATCGATCCCGACGCACTGGGTCTGTATGACCTCACTTCCCTGGATCGGATGGCCGGCTGGGAGTCAGCACATTTCGGCAGTGATCTCCAGAAGCGTGACACCTGATCGATGGGCGCTTTCCAAGATGGATCGGAACATCGCGCCTGGTCTGGTAactccttttcttcctccggATCCGATCGACTCCAGGGACAGCTTTCTCTACCTAGACTGGACAAAATAGACATACACAGTGAGAGCCACTCGCTGAGTCGTAGTAGTCATACCCGCCACAGATCCCATTGCGCCTGTCCAGGCGCTCATGACGTATCTCAACCACCCTTCTTCACTCCCGCTTTGAGCCTCTGAGGACCAGACGAGCTTTCCATCTTCACCGCCACAAGTAGCAGCCTGTGAGTGGGAACAAGGTTGGGAATGACATGTACCATGCAAATTCGGTAGTGCCCACATTTCGATGCCCAAGATCGGCCAGGGCTGACTCGGGAGGCCACTATTGCTAGTGCAGCTTTCTGACAGTCTCTAGCCCGCTCTTGGCAGGTAGCGGTCGATCGCACGGAGTTTTCTCAGAATCTGCAATGATTCAGCGACCATGAGCAGGGCCTGATAGTGATCCGAAAGTATATCAAGTGATTACTGAAAGAATTCAGTGTCGCATGACTTTTCTCATCAATCCGTACTAACTTTTGCATCGTCACCTCGCTTTCCCCCCTGGGCCAGTCGCATCGCAAACAGACAGCAGTCCATGTACACACTGTACTCCACTTTCGGCCAATCAATCGCTCCTGATCGTCATCCTTTCTTCTGACAACCTCAGCATCATTTCAGTCTTTTGCGTGTCTTGATTAGTAGCCATGGAAGAGACTGGGTCAGCTTAACTACAACCAAAGAAGTCTAGACTTCCTTTGAGTCCGGATCAGACCATTCTTGGGCACGGCGTCTACGGTCCAGACGGTGGCTTTAGATCTCGATAATACCTTGATCACCCGCCACAAGCCATCTGAGGGCCGGAAACTGCCTGGAGCGCAGCTAAGggttctccccccccccccccccacttcGCCTTTTGTGTCTTAATAGAATCCCTGTCGCGGGCTCGGCCTCGCACGCACTTCCCTTCCGAGCCTAAGTTTGTCACCATGCCTCATTGCCgtggagggagagggtccTTTCGCGTTCTTTCTCCAGTCCAGTCTCAAGACCGACGGAATCAAGCGCCAGGGACATGCAAAGCCGCAATAGTTCCACCGCGACCACAGTACTGTAGAAATGGTCCCACGGCACGAATTTGCCGAACAAGACCTCTCTGGTCCAGGATCTCCCAAGATTAGACGTGTCCGATCAGCACTAGAAGGACATGAGATTGTGCGTGACTGTCAACGATTCAACCTCGACGCCGAGTTACCGAGAGACCAGAGCGTCggcatcatcttcgacagCTGGTCAGGCCACCCACGTTCTTGAGACTTCTTGCCTTGGCTCTGTACCCTCGCTTCCACAAAAACCGGCTTGAACTCTCCACCAGTCTCCCTTGCTGACGCGAGTGGTCACTGTGGTATGTCTGTATGAGTCGCTGGCCTTGGCGGTTCGGCCGTCTACCTGAGCTGCCGGAACTTAGGGTCGCCCTGACCTTTATCTCACTGTCTAGTCGCCTGTTGGTCTCTTCCCTCAAACGCCTGGTTGAAGATTGCATTGGACCAGGCTTCAAGTCAAGCGAGTCATATGTTCGGAGCAGAAACAGGTATTCATATAGCTTGGTACCAAGCAGTAGGCCCAAATCTCGAATCTAGATCTGCTCGGTCTGAATTCTCAGCCGGAATGGAGCAACTGAGGCCGTTGTCATGCACTTGCGGGAAGGGCTCTGCCAGTGTACTAATTGACATTGATTAATCATCCTACTTCATACTGAAAGTACGCCACACGCCGTGGGAACCCATACTCTGGCAATTAAGACCCGCTACCCGGCCAGTCCCTCTGTAATGGGAGCTACATACGAAGAGAACGTGAAAGGCGCTTTGACCTCGGAGCGGCCGCACTCCCCCAATGACCCGTCACGACGCGCCCTGTGGACTTTTCGAGCTTCGACCTATAGTGTGCTTGGTGTTCCGGTTCCATTATGATTCAGCAGTGTGCTACTGCAGTGCCTTGGTACCTGCCCTGCATAGGTATTTTTGCACTCGCACAGTTTGTACCTCTACTTCTATGGGAGCGGAACTCAAGAGTGCACTCCACCACGTCAGATGTTCATCGAGTCGGTCATCATCCAGACATTTGACACCTGCAGAGATAAGTAGACCAAGGGCCATGCCTCGCCCAATAAGTATTAACCTTGAGATCCGgcaataataataataccgATGCGTATGAACTGTTCAAAGCCACGAATGAAAACGTGCTCGAGCGTTATCCGCGATCTTCCGGCCgcccccatccccatccccatcgCGCATCCATGTGAGGGCTGGAGTATGTAATCCTATCCCCGTCCACCTCCTCACACGCACGGGTGGTGTCTGCGGGTGATGTGATCGGACTGAAAGAGTGGACCTCacaagggaagagaaaaagttGAAAGGGTTCCCTATCCGAGTCTCCGCCTGAAGGGTGGGACTGTTGAGCCTCGACTctaactctttctctctcttttctccgcTCCGACTTTCAAACCACACGCACAGTTAACCTTAGTAACCACGCACTAGAActtgtctttttgtcttGCTCCCTTGGAAAAGAATCGCAGCCGCATTTTGATCCGTAATTCCGCAGAGAACCCCCTTCCAGTTAAAGCTGTTACCGAGTGGGTGGGCTGATGGATGGACTGTAGTTCGTCGTCGTCCATGGCTGGATATGATGTGATGCCATGCTTATGATTGTCCGGGCACTTCCGCCGGTGATTCATCGACGAGCCGTCATGGAGTCCACCACAGTATGGTTCATGAGATGTCTGCCCTTCCCACCCGTGGACTTGACTGCACTCTACAGGAGTATGTATCGGCCCTATGAAAGAGGGTTCCGTCGCATCATCTAGGAGGTGGATGACTTGGGGCTGAGTAATCATTTTGATGGTTCCCGATCTCCAGTTCTTACTGGACTTGGAAGGGGGATGTTTTACCTCCTTTCTTtactttttgtttttgtggAAAATTGGTATCTTTGTCATGCGGCCACTTAGTCTGCAGGCGCAGGAAGAGCTGTTCACCGGGATGGGCTATCGTGATAGTACTATGGTAGTGACTTGTACAGCGGGAGACTTGCAAGGTCCTGCCCAAAACGATGAGCCCTTGCGGCCGTTTTGTGTTCTTTctatttccctttttggcTTTTCGCGCCTGCATCTGCTGGACTGCGAATGAGACTGGTATGCACCGGTATGCATCAACGAAGGCAGTAGTGGGTTGactcgcccccccccccggcatCTCTCAAAATCCCGTACGTGGTTGCTTTGAGGGGTAAGTCCGCTGAATATACATGTGTAGGTAGACAGGTATGCACATGCTATGTCTACCTGGTACATTTTTATTTGCGCGCTTGTTTGTTTCCCTAGGTATATACCCCGGGTTTTGTTTGGCCCTTCACATCGGTCGCTCTTCAAAGTATGGAACATGAGAACTCACGGTGTGACATGAGTCTATCGAGCCTGCATCTTCCCATCCATCCTGATTCTGAGGTTGCtgactcgactcgactcGATTCTGGTGACCTTTCGGTGGGGACTCACTGCTTCGCTACCCACCTGATGCTCAATATACTACCATCAGATCAAAGATCATACTGTACAATAGCCTTAAGTTGATACCATCATCAGCATACATTCTACTACTATGTCCGGATACCATGTACCCTCCAAGCGCGCCCAGGTCAACAGCCCATATCCAGCGTGGGCTAAGTAATGTAAGTAACAGTGACTGGAAATACCGTCGACGCAGACCAAGCAATTCGATGCACACACCAGGTGTGCCCAAATAAACTCCAGTCCCTCCTCCAGCCACTTACTTTTCTCCCCTCGGGATTCAGCAGCAAACCCCAACCCCCTGTATAAACAAAAGGGCCTCCTTTTTTAAACTTTTTCTACCAGGACCCATCCACCGAAAAACCTGGCTTTAGTCTCACAACATCCCGCGTTGCCAACGTGCTCTCTCACATGTCGTTTGATCACGCGCTCTATGGGGATCGACGGGTAGCTTTGACCGGCCCTTGGCTGGATTAGGTTCCCTTCGGATGCTCGGCTTCCGTAAAACCCGCGAGCCGGGGGGACTTGATGTGGTCTTTGAAGATTCTGGTTAGAAGGAGGAATAATTAGCGCCGGATCGTTTTCTTGGCTTAGTACATCTTCTTCCCGTCGTACCCTGAGCTACGATGTCGGATACTTTAGCTTGGGCGGGATCGTTTAGTCACTAATGACAAGATAGTGGATGTATGTGAATAACATTCAATAGAAGACGGAATAAGTCTGGGCTTTGAGTGTCGTGACGAAATGAACCTTGAGGCAACTAATGCAGAGATAGGCAAGTTAGTCACAGTGGTCGCGCTGAGTACCTTGATTAAATGGTTTCCTCATTTCGCTGGAGCGAGCTCTCGTCGCAGTCCCTCGGCCCTCACTTCGGTGCCCCCGTCAGGCCCAAGTGCAACCGTCTGCTCATGGCTTGAGGCTGTCAAAGGTAAGACCTCCTGTTACTTTCTGCTCGCGAACACGTTGTTCGTGATAAAGTGGCTCCTGGAGCGAGGAGCTTCATCTCTCTCCGATGGTGGAGCGTTGCGCTCCTTGCGGTTGCAGATTACTCGTAGGTCGCGCTGTTGACAACATGCAAAGCTTCTTtagcagaaaaaaaacagagacTTGATTGCTACTGGTTTGTAACTTCAGAAGATATGATGGTCTCGGCACACTCAATTATCAGATTCAGGTACAGTGTCTCAGTCCCCCGAGCTTTAATGGATCATCTGCGGGGAGACAGTCACTTGCCCCGATGAAGAATTGGTCCATTGTATCGATTACGGCGACTCCCACTGGCTGGGGTTTCGCTCATCTCGACGTATGGCATGGCTAAAGCTAGTAGAGGCACGGCATTTAAATATGCCATATCGCGtgagcgagcgagcgagagagTATCAAGTCTGAATACAGAGTTTCTCATAATCATTGCCTATGCACCTGCAATAGGCAAAGGTCATCAAGACACATTCTCCCGGACGGTATTTTGAAAACCATTTACGTAGCGTATCGCAGGAATAGAGTCTGAGCTCATGGTTTCCGTTATTGAGATCGGTAGTATGAGACAGAGTCTGTGATGTGATATGGCGCAAGGAAATTGCACAATCTGACAGGCTTCAACCCTATTTGAACTTGTTGTTCTGGTTCGCATCAAATGCCATGGCTTCTCGTGTCTATAGTAGTTCTCTAGATTGGCGCATATCTAGGTGCAAGCCACTAAACCAGCCACCAGATGGCCAGTTGGCCAGTTGGCGAGGTCTGTCCTGTGCCAAACCTGGACCGGACCCAAACTCAAAAGACTCCGATCGGCCAGGGCCCGACACTCCCCTTTTGGCCTGATATCCAAGGCTTCATAACATTATCTAATCAGGAATGCCGCGGGAGCCCCCAAAACCGACTAGTGCCGGGGCAAGCGAGCTGGCCCGTGCCCTCCGGTTCCCGATTGGGACGGCACACAACGAAATTCCAACCCTAACGGTACGAGTCGACCttcgttcttcttcaacagcGCCAACGACCCTCGTCCCCCGTCACCCACCAAACCCGTCAAATCCCCCCCGTTTCGACACCTTCAAGATGACTCACGAGTCTGTTTGGTACTCCCGGCCCCGCAAGTAAGTCGAAAGATGCGCCTAACCGCTGtccaaaaatgaaaatcCGTCTTGCGGAGTGAAAGACCGGTGGCTAAcatgatttcttcttcctcgctAGGTACGGCAAGGGCTCTCGCGAATGGTGTGTTCAACTCCCGCTTTGAAAATCTGCACAggatccccccccctcccctcaaCAGAAGATGGATGGGCACAATAGTCCGGGCGCGccggaaaagagaggggTGGAAATATTGGATTATCGAATATGGACCAGCCACGAATGTTGGGCATACTTCAATGGGAAAAGGATTGGAGTGCTAATTTCGGATTCGATTGACTATAGCCGTGTCTGCGCCCACCGCGCCGGTCTGATCCGCAAGTACGGCGTACGTGAAATCCTCCCCCAGTTCTTGAGGCGGAGTGAGCGAGTGACGCTTGAAGCGCCGTGATCTTTGATCTCTCTCGGAGTTTTTTGGCTAACATGGATTCTTGTACAGATGAACATCTGCCGTCAGTGCTTCCGTGAGAAGTCCACCGACATTGGTTTCAACAAGGTTCGTGACCGTGACACTTTTTTGCGCCATTCAAATCCCGCCCACATGAGAACCAAGCCTCGACTACGACAATATTCCGATCTCTCAGTGAAACACGCCATACTTCTTCGTCTGAATAGTCGAGGCTCGATCTCACAGTCGCATCCAACAACAAGCACCAAAGGCTAACTCATTCCCTACTCTGCACCTTACAGTACCGCTAAGCAATTCAAAACCATGTCCACCATTTGACGGCTTTCTTCGATTCCATTCTCGTCTGCGATTCGTCCTCTCGTGTACGTACCCAGGCGCTGCGCGAATTCCTCTCGATTAGTGTCCCGGGATCAGGGAAAAAATGGGTCGGAAGTGACTGGGAGAGCCCAAAAAATACAAACAATTTTTACGCCCACACTTCGTTTCCACTTCAtctatgttttttttttctctctctctcaattTTTCCCCAATCGCATGACGACTCCAAAATTCTTTGTTTTGGTTGCTACTTATTGACTAGATGGAGATGACACCCGGTGGGCTCGTCTCCTGCGGGGCGTCTTGAATGGATCGATTGGGACCGGGGGTTTACTGTGTGAAGAGTGCGcggatggagaaggaaaaaaaaacagaaaaagaggatGTTATGTCGTAACGCTCATCCgattttctttgttttcttttacTCAATATCAATGACGGATTTCCTTGACTGCATCTTGCAACCTTGGGGTAGAATGCTCCAGTCGCGAAGTAGAGCCTGCCACCCTCGATCTCTCGCTTCATCCCCATCAATGCGGGGGTTGTACGCAACTACGACCTGCCGCTTGAGACTGCCTGCCAAGCATTCTTAGGGCGGAGTAGCCCGAGACTCGGGAGTAGTGTGATGATGCTAAAGTGCCATTCATCCATGACGTCTCCTGTCTTACCTGGAGTGATCTCCAGATGAGGTCGATTACTGCCCAGGCGCCGCACCCTCCCAACGCATCGTGCAGCCAGCTTGCGAATTACCATATCCTGCGGGGTTTCAAATACTCGAAGGAGTAGAAGAGCAGGAAGATTCAAAAACAATCACATTCGTAGTAACAGTCACTCACGGCCATGACGATTTCCCATGCTAATAATATTCCCAGTACGCCACGTATTCCCATGTCATTCAGTACGTACTACGCAGTAACCTACTGCTCGCTACCCTTCAGCCTCAACATCCATGTCCATCATTTATCAGGATGAATCGCACGGATGCTGTAGAAAAGCAAGTACGCGTCCTGCTTGAGAACGTCGGCAATGCTGGCAACAGTGACTTTGTTGTCATCCATCAACACCCACTGTGTTCAATGTGATCAGTATCTGAGGCTGAATCGACGAGTTGCGATTTGGGCAAGTACTTACCTTATCACCGCCGAGTCGTGTGTACGAGTAATAGTGACCCGAATCCATCGACCCTTGGTGCACAACCACAGTGGACAGATCGTACAGGTATTTGGACGTGTCGACACGctccttgtcctttttgACAGTGTATGGCAACATGTTCAAAGTGACGGGGAAGTTGATATGgccatccatcttctcggAGGATGACGAATTATGTTCATATCGCTACACAGTGGACGCGACGAAATGAATGGTTAGGATCGACTGGCTTCTCTAGCGACTTTTGCGGTTCAAGGAGTGCGAACAACATACCTTTAGTTGCATGCAAAGGATACTCGGGAGCTTGTTGATCTGCAGTCGTTTCGATGCACGCTGAGGGGTATTTCCGCACTTCTCGCAGTGGTAAGCCGCCTCAGTGTGGTGCTGAAGATCTTCGACGGCAGTGAAGCTCTCCAAGCAGCTGATCAAATTGGCACTGCCTGATGCACTTGATCGACCGAGCTTGCGCTTTTTGTTCTGCAACTGCACGTCGAGGCTTAGGTCTACCATCGGATCGTAGGTGTGGGTGGTTTTGCCGCACTTGTGGCACATTACACTACTGCGAAGCTCCCCGTAGAAGGTGCGATGAAAGAAGCACTCGCACTTGGTGTCGTAGCTTTCCGAGTGCCCGGGGGTGGCAGCGTGCAGGGCATTGACCAGGAATTGGAAGTACTCATGGGCATCCTGTTGTCGATACCCGGCCATTTCCTGCAGAGGAGGGAACTTCATTAGCGTGCTGGGAAGCAAAAAGCGATGAGAATGGGTCGACTTACGCGCGACGTATCCCAGCCGTGGTAGAGCAGGGTAGCCGCCGAGACTGCGTCTGTCCTCTCGCCACTGTTGAATTCCATGAACACCTCCGTGGTCGCGCAGGCCATGCACAGGTTTCGCTGGCAGTTGTGCATGTCATGGCCCCCTGACAAAAAGTAGGCGTTGAGGGTCGGGTCATGGAGTAGTGCCTGGAGAATGACAGCCTGGTAACATGTTTGGCCCATGTTCCAAACCCCACGGGCGCCACGGCGGGAGCAGGGATTCTTGTAGGCGTTGGTTTTGACATACGCCTCGGACGCAGAGTCTTCGGTCCATCGGTCTATTCTCAAATAGGTTGTGATTAGCTTCTGTTGCACAAGTtcccgagagagagaaaggcaTCAAAACTGCCTCACGCACCCCGGTGTTCGCATTTGCCGGCAGGACCGCACAGTCTTTCGAGACCGTGGTCATAGACAAAGTCGCCACAAGTCTCACAGAACACAAAGCGGTTCCGGGATTCCATGACTGTGGTTTTGAATGTTAGCAGAGTTCGTCAAGCCCGACCTCGGTGACAACTTACAGAACGCATGGCCGGTCTTCTTGGTATGTGCCTGGCGTTCTGAATTGAGGCAGCCCTCGGAGCAGCTCAGACAGTGATACTTGGGCTTGAGAGTAGCCACTGTCCGCAAGCCGCTTGTTGGCACCGCAGCTGTCTCCGGCTTGGTGTAAGGTGCCAGAGCCTCGTACTGCTTGCGATAGCCACTCTTGAACA comes from Penicillium oxalicum strain HP7-1 chromosome I, whole genome shotgun sequence and encodes:
- a CDS encoding 40S ribosomal protein S29, which gives rise to MTHESVWYSRPRKYGKGSRECRVCAHRAGLIRKYGMNICRQCFREKSTDIGFNKVRDRDTFLRHSNPAHMRTKPRLRQYSDLSVKHAILLRLNSRGSISQSHPTTSTKG